In Castor canadensis chromosome 11, mCasCan1.hap1v2, whole genome shotgun sequence, a single genomic region encodes these proteins:
- the LOC141414012 gene encoding olfactory receptor 2T11-like, producing the protein MRNRTSPSDFILLGLLLKSEITGIVFTVIFVIFVVAVMANLVMIFLIQVDSRLHTPMYFLLNQLSIMDTLFICTTVPKLLVDMVSKEKTISFVGCGLQIFLYSTTIGSEFFLLGLMAYDRYVAVCKPLRYPVLMNRKVCLLLAAGAWFGGSLDGFLLTPITMNIPYCSSLSINHFFCEIPAVLRLACTDTSLYEALMNICCVLMLLIPVSIISISYSLILLAVHRMHSAEGRKKAFTTCSSHLTAVSILYGAAFYTYVVPQSFHTPEKDKVVSTFYTIVSPMLNPLIYSLRNKDVMGAFKRILTHCSSQRVVASIA; encoded by the coding sequence ATGAGAAACAGAACTTCACCCTCTGACTTTATACTGCTGGGGCTTTTGCTGAAGAGTGAGATTACAGGGATTGTGTTTACAGttatctttgttatttttgtggtggCAGTAATGGCAAATTTGGTCATGATATTCCTGATTCAGGTGGACTCCCGCCTTCATACCCCCATGTACTTTCTCCTCAACCAACTGTCTATAATGGACACCCTTTTCATTTGTACCACTGTTCCAAAGCTCCTGGTGGACATGGTTTCTAAAGagaagaccatttcctttgtgggCTGTGGCCTCCAGATCTTTCTCTACTCGACCACAATTGGCTCAGAGTTCTTCCTGCTCGGCctcatggcctatgaccgctacgTGGCTGTCTGCAAACCTCTTAGGTATCCAGTTCTGATGAACCGCAAGGTGTGTCTTTTGCTGGCTGCTGGTGCCTGGTTTGGTGGCTCACTTGATGGCTTCTTACTCACCCCTATCACTATGAATATCCCTTATTGTAGTTCCCTCAGTATTAACCACTTTTTCTGTGAGATCCCTGCAGTTCTCAGACTGGCCTGCACTGACACATCCTTATATGAAGCACTGATGAACATCTGCTGTGTGCTTATGTTGCTCATTCCCGTCTCCATTATCTCTATTTCCTACTCGCTAATCTTGTTGGCAGTCCATCGCATGCACTCTGCTGAGGGCCGCAAAAAGGCCTTTACCACTTGTTCATCCCATTTGACTGCAGTCAGCATTCTCTATGGGGCTGCCTTCTACACTTATGTGGTGCCACAGTCATTCCACACACCAGAGAAGGACAAGGTGGTGTCTACCTTCTACACCATAGTCTCACCTATGCTAAACCCTCTCATCTATAGCCTCAGAAACAAGGACGTCATGGGGGCATTTAAAAGGATACTTACACATTGCTCTTCTCAGAGGGTAGTAGCAAGCATTGCTTAG